The DNA window TGCAATTCAGCGACCTCCATCTCGGGCATTATGACAGCTTGAAACGCTTTTATCACGTGATCGACCGAATCAACGCGCTGGAGCCTGATCTTGTTGTTTTTACCGGCGATTTGCTTCATGAGGCGAACCGATACCCGCACGCTGAGACGGTCGCTGAAGCGCTGGCAAACATCCGCGCCCCGCTTGGGAAATTTAGCGTTTATGGCAACCACGACCACGGCGGCTACGGGACGGACATTTACCGCCGGCTGATGGAACGGGCCGGGTTTCGCGTCCTTGTCAACGAGCATGCGCTCGTTCACCGCGGGCAGGAGGCGATCGCTGTGGCCGGCGGTGACGATATGATGCTCGGCCGGCCCGATTGGGCGAAAATGACGGCTGGCATTCCGCCGGCAACATATACGATCGCCCTCGTTCACGAACCGGACAGCGCCATTGAGACGTGCCGCTATCCGATTCATGTCCAGCTGTCCGGCCATAGCCATGGCGGACAAATTCAGCTGCCGTTTATCGGCCCGCTCATTACTCCGCCGCTGTCTGAACGGTATTACGAAGGATTTTACCACGTCGGCGGGCTTGTGCTGTACGTCAACCGCGGCCTCGGCACAACAAGGGTGCCGCTTCGCTTTTTCGCCCCGCCGGAACTGACGGTCTTTTCGCTTACTAATCGCGAAAAATAGGTCAAGTCAGCCACAACTATGTTATAATAGAAAGAAAAAAGGAGACATGTCGATGAAACCGTTGCAGTTGACGGTCGACAATATCGCCAAAGCCATTTTTACAGTCAACCGCCATGCGAAGACGGCATTGAACCCTTCGTTTCTTTATCTTCTGAAGAAAAAAGCCATCGAAAAGCTGCTTGAGGAAGGCAAGGCGAAAAAGGTCGGCCTCCATTTTTCCCGCAATCCAAAATACAGCCAGCAGCAATCTGATGTGCTCGTGGCCGTCGGCGACTACTATTTCCACATTCCTCCGACAAAACAAGATTTCGCCGCCCTCCCGCACCTCGGCGCGCTCAGCGACGCATACCGAAATCCTTCCGTCCGGATGCCGCTATCGGAGGCAAAAGCAATTCTCATCGCCTACACCGGGATCAAGGAATCGACGGAACGAAAGCCGAAACGATTGACAAAGCCGATGTTTAAGCGGCTCGGCGACCGCTACTAAACAAGGCGCCGGAATGTTCCCGGCGCCTTCTTTTCTTTCCCCTGCTTACTCATGATGGAACGAAGCGCTCCGCTCCCCCGACGGCGAAGGGGATTCATAGGCCATTGTTTCACTTCGCCTGAACGTGGAGGCTTTCCGCTCAAAACTAGAAACAGGAGCGGCCTTTATACATTGGGGAAACGGACCGATTACGGGAGAATTAGACCGATACCCCCTTTCGCTTCATGCTCCCCCATTGTTTTCGGCGGCGGATGGCATCGATGATTCCTTCGCACCGCCACCATGCCGTCAGCGGGCGATACCAAAACGTCTCCGTCAGCGAGAAGAAAAAGAGCCACACAAAATCCGAGACGTTCGGAAACTTCCGCTCGGTCCATTCCTCAAGCAACACGGCGGCAGCGGACAAAAGCGAGCCGTACAAAACAGAAACCACCAACAAGAGAAGAGCAAACTCGATATATAGGCTTCCGAGAAACAGTGAGAGAACCATGACGATATATCCGGCCAGTTCCACAACCGGACCGAGAAACTCAATGAACCAAAAATATGGGAAAGAAAGGAGGCCGATCGAACCGTATTTCGGGTTGAACAACAGCGTCCGGTGGCGCCATAAGCTTTCAAGCAGGCCGCGATGCCAGCGCCGCCGCTGTTTCCGCAAGTCGCCATACGTTTCCGGCGCCTCCGTCCAACAGACCGGATCCGGGATGTAGATAATTTTTTTCTCCTCATTTTTTTCCCGCGCCAGCCGGTGCAGGCGCACGACAAGTTCCATATCCTCGCCGGCTGTATCCGCATACCCCCCTGCCTCGATCACCCACTGTTTGGAAAAAACGCCAAACGCTCCAGAAACAATGAGCAGCAAGTTATGGCGGCTTAAGCCGAGACGGCCGAGCAAAAACGCACGCAAATATTCGATCGTTTGCATAATGACAAGCGGCCGCCGCGACAGCCCGACCTTCACAATGTCACCGCGCTCAATCCGGCAGCCATTGGCGATGCGGATGCTTCCCCCCGAGGCGATCACTTCCCCGTCCGCCTCGATCATCGGCTTCATCACTTTTAAAAAGGCGCGCCGCTCCAACACGGAATCGCCGTCAATCGAACAAATATACGGATAGCGGGAGGCGTTGATCCCCGCGTTTAACGCATCCGCCTTCCCACCGTTTTCTTTGTCCAGGACGAATAAGTGCGGATAGGCCGGCGAGCGGTAAACCATTTTGATTTCTTTTGCCTCCAGCTGGCGGCGAATCACGCGATACACGGGCC is part of the Geobacillus sp. 46C-IIa genome and encodes:
- a CDS encoding metallophosphoesterase — encoded protein: MHRIETTKMNRRAFLKKLTRTGFAAVLATSLAYGYARWVEPSHLTVTHHTLSHPLIPKAFHGVKLLQFSDLHLGHYDSLKRFYHVIDRINALEPDLVVFTGDLLHEANRYPHAETVAEALANIRAPLGKFSVYGNHDHGGYGTDIYRRLMERAGFRVLVNEHALVHRGQEAIAVAGGDDMMLGRPDWAKMTAGIPPATYTIALVHEPDSAIETCRYPIHVQLSGHSHGGQIQLPFIGPLITPPLSERYYEGFYHVGGLVLYVNRGLGTTRVPLRFFAPPELTVFSLTNREK
- a CDS encoding YkyB family protein; this encodes MKPLQLTVDNIAKAIFTVNRHAKTALNPSFLYLLKKKAIEKLLEEGKAKKVGLHFSRNPKYSQQQSDVLVAVGDYYFHIPPTKQDFAALPHLGALSDAYRNPSVRMPLSEAKAILIAYTGIKESTERKPKRLTKPMFKRLGDRY
- a CDS encoding glycosyltransferase, with translation MAGVVVFYTFLLAVSFVHLRRTHRLDDWEPYEELLDVSYAKPVSILVPAYNEEAGIVGSIRSLLSIEYPQYEVIVINDGSTDRTLEKLIEHFGLRPVYRVIRRQLEAKEIKMVYRSPAYPHLFVLDKENGGKADALNAGINASRYPYICSIDGDSVLERRAFLKVMKPMIEADGEVIASGGSIRIANGCRIERGDIVKVGLSRRPLVIMQTIEYLRAFLLGRLGLSRHNLLLIVSGAFGVFSKQWVIEAGGYADTAGEDMELVVRLHRLAREKNEEKKIIYIPDPVCWTEAPETYGDLRKQRRRWHRGLLESLWRHRTLLFNPKYGSIGLLSFPYFWFIEFLGPVVELAGYIVMVLSLFLGSLYIEFALLLLVVSVLYGSLLSAAAVLLEEWTERKFPNVSDFVWLFFFSLTETFWYRPLTAWWRCEGIIDAIRRRKQWGSMKRKGVSV